Proteins found in one Odocoileus virginianus isolate 20LAN1187 ecotype Illinois chromosome 10, Ovbor_1.2, whole genome shotgun sequence genomic segment:
- the LOC110141759 gene encoding calcitonin receptor-stimulating peptide 2-like, with translation MGSWKLPLFLVLSILIIHQAGMLQAAPFRSVWKNGFVPATLTEEESYFLLATIVKYYVQKKASELEYETEDFGIIAQKRASHTATCMIHKMASFLGRSGSKIKKNIMSTNVAPKPLAGTRGIFRTKK, from the exons ATGGGGTCCTGGAAGCTCCCCCTGTTCCTAGTCCTCAGCATCCTGATCATCCACCAGGCAGGCATGCTCCAGGCAGCGCCATTCAG GTCGGTCTGGAAAAATGGCTTTGTACCAGCTACACTCACTGAGGAGGAATCGTACTTCCTACTGGCCACAATAGTGAAATATTACGTGCAGAAGAAGGCCAGTGAGCTGGAGTATGAGACTGAGGACTTCGG CATCATTGCCCAGAAGAGAGCCAGTCACACCGCCACCTGCATGATCCATAAGATGGCAAGCTTCCTGGGCAGATCTGGGAGCAAGATTAAGAAGAACATCATGTCCACCAACGTGGCTCCAAAGCCTCTGGCCGGCACCAGAGGGATCTTCAGAACCAAGAAgtga